A window of the Pseudomonas fluorescens genome harbors these coding sequences:
- a CDS encoding YybH family protein, producing the protein MNERDQVLKAAADLVSAFARNDREAYFGAFSADASFVFYTLEQPLLSRDAYQALWDSWRAEDGFEVLSCSSSNAFVSLQGDVAIFIHDVATELRMQGEQHFSQERETIVFKKQASSLEQQGHWLACHEHLSAMPEGLPSP; encoded by the coding sequence ATGAACGAACGTGATCAGGTTCTGAAAGCGGCCGCCGATCTGGTGTCCGCCTTCGCCCGCAACGATCGCGAAGCCTACTTCGGCGCGTTCAGCGCCGATGCGAGCTTCGTGTTCTACACCCTCGAACAGCCCCTGCTGTCGCGCGATGCCTATCAGGCGTTGTGGGACAGCTGGCGCGCCGAGGATGGCTTCGAGGTGCTGTCGTGTAGCTCGAGCAACGCCTTCGTCAGCCTGCAGGGTGACGTGGCGATTTTCATCCATGACGTGGCCACCGAGCTGCGCATGCAAGGGGAGCAACACTTCAGCCAGGAGCGCGAGACGATTGTTTTCAAGAAACAAGCGTCGAGCCTAGAACAACAAGGCCATTGGCTGGCCTGCCACGAACATTTGTCCGCAATGCCGGAAGGGCTGCCATCCCCTTAG
- the speB gene encoding agmatinase, translating into MDKILHQPLGGNEMPRFGGIATMLRLPHVPTAAGLDAAFVGVPLDIGTSLRPGTRFGPRDIRTESVMIRPYNMATGAAPFDSLSVADIGDVAINTFNLLDAVRIIEEAYDNILEHNVIPMTLGGDHTITLPILRAIHKKHGKVGLVHIDAHADVNDHMFGEKIAHGTTFRRAVEEGLLDCDRVVQIGLRAQGYTADDFNWSRDQGFRVVQAEECWHKSLEPLMAEVREKVGGGPVYLSFDIDGIDPAWAPGTGTPEIGGLTTIQAIEIVRGCQGLDLIGCDLVEVSPAYDTTGNTSLLAANLLYEMLCVLPGVVHR; encoded by the coding sequence GTGGACAAGATTCTTCACCAACCACTGGGCGGCAACGAAATGCCGCGCTTCGGCGGCATCGCCACCATGCTCCGACTCCCCCATGTACCGACCGCTGCCGGCCTGGACGCTGCCTTCGTTGGCGTGCCTCTGGACATCGGTACTTCGCTGCGCCCCGGCACCCGCTTCGGGCCGCGCGACATCCGCACCGAATCGGTGATGATCCGCCCGTACAACATGGCCACCGGCGCTGCGCCGTTCGACTCGCTGTCGGTTGCCGACATCGGTGACGTGGCGATCAACACCTTCAACCTGCTCGACGCCGTGCGCATCATCGAAGAAGCCTACGACAACATCCTCGAGCACAACGTGATCCCGATGACCCTGGGTGGCGACCACACCATCACCCTGCCGATCCTGCGTGCCATCCACAAAAAACACGGCAAGGTCGGTCTGGTGCACATCGACGCCCACGCTGACGTCAACGATCACATGTTCGGCGAGAAGATCGCCCACGGTACGACCTTCCGTCGCGCCGTCGAAGAAGGTCTTCTGGACTGCGACCGCGTGGTGCAGATTGGTCTGCGTGCGCAGGGTTACACCGCTGACGACTTCAACTGGAGCCGCGATCAGGGCTTCCGCGTGGTGCAGGCCGAAGAGTGCTGGCACAAGTCGCTGGAACCGCTGATGGCCGAAGTGCGTGAGAAAGTCGGTGGCGGTCCGGTGTACCTGAGCTTCGACATCGACGGCATCGACCCGGCCTGGGCGCCTGGCACCGGCACCCCGGAAATCGGTGGTCTGACGACCATTCAGGCGATTGAAATCGTTCGCGGCTGCCAGGGCCTCGACCTGATCGGCTGCGATCTGGTAGAAGTCTCGCCCGCTTATGACACCACCGGCAACACCTCGCTGCTGGCCGCCAACCTGCTGTACGAAATGCTCTGCGTACTGCCAGGCGTCGTCCACCGCTGA
- a CDS encoding LysR family transcriptional regulator, with amino-acid sequence MANALPDLKLLRIFVSVVRHQGFANAQQELNLSTSAISTYMSQLEAALGLVLCHRGRGGFSLTSKGELFHQETLRLLAELEGFEQYAAALKGELRGTLNLGVIDSTVSDKALPFAEAIGAYSQEHPAVHLHLSVMSPYELQLGVQDNRLDLAIGAFSTRMSGLVYMPLYREQHWLYCSSRHPLFNERRIPEQVITQQRMVGRGYWSQAELARHGFKHSAATVESMEAQLILVLSGAYIGYLPEHYAQAWADKGDLRVLLPATFGYQAPFSMIMRRGRSREPLIQTFRDLLKAQLNQA; translated from the coding sequence ATGGCCAACGCTTTACCCGACCTGAAACTTTTGCGCATCTTCGTCAGCGTCGTGCGCCATCAGGGGTTTGCTAACGCGCAGCAGGAACTCAACCTGTCGACCTCGGCGATCAGCACCTACATGAGCCAGCTCGAAGCCGCGCTGGGTCTGGTGTTGTGCCATCGCGGGCGCGGCGGTTTCAGCCTGACCAGCAAGGGCGAGCTGTTCCATCAGGAAACCCTGCGCCTGCTCGCCGAACTCGAAGGTTTCGAGCAATACGCCGCCGCGCTCAAGGGCGAATTGCGCGGCACGCTCAACCTCGGGGTGATCGACTCCACGGTCAGCGACAAGGCCCTGCCATTCGCCGAAGCCATCGGCGCCTACAGCCAGGAACACCCGGCGGTGCATTTGCATTTGTCGGTGATGAGCCCGTATGAACTGCAACTCGGCGTGCAGGACAACCGCCTCGATCTGGCCATCGGTGCGTTTTCCACACGCATGAGCGGTCTGGTGTACATGCCGCTGTACCGTGAGCAGCACTGGCTGTATTGCAGCAGCCGTCACCCGTTGTTCAATGAGCGGCGGATTCCCGAGCAGGTCATCACCCAGCAGCGCATGGTCGGACGCGGTTACTGGAGCCAGGCCGAATTGGCGCGTCACGGTTTCAAACACAGCGCCGCGACCGTGGAAAGTATGGAAGCGCAGCTGATTCTGGTGCTGTCCGGCGCCTACATCGGTTATCTGCCGGAGCACTACGCCCAGGCCTGGGCCGACAAGGGCGACCTGCGGGTGCTGCTGCCGGCGACCTTCGGTTATCAGGCGCCGTTCTCCATGATCATGCGCCGGGGCCGCAGCCGCGAGCCGCTGATCCAGACTTTCCGTGATCTGCTCAAAGCGCAGCTCAATCAGGCATAA
- a CDS encoding tRNA-uridine aminocarboxypropyltransferase has translation MSRPQCPRCLRPQTHCLCPLIPSLDSRTRVLLLQHPSEVNHALNTARLAALGLNNAELIVGEVFEDLPTLLNRPGYRARLLFPAEDAQPMQAYTASDEPLLLVVPDGTWRKARKMLHLNPLLAALPRVTLAEGGVSRYRLRKAPGPGALSTIEAIVQALQTLEAPASFDPLLKPFEALIEGQIAAMGEETFQRNHSGN, from the coding sequence ATGTCCAGACCTCAATGCCCGCGCTGCCTGCGCCCACAAACTCATTGCCTGTGCCCGCTGATCCCCAGCCTCGACAGCCGCACCCGGGTGTTGCTGTTGCAGCACCCGAGCGAGGTCAATCACGCGCTCAACACGGCACGGCTGGCGGCGCTCGGTTTGAACAATGCCGAACTGATCGTCGGCGAGGTGTTCGAGGATTTGCCAACGCTGCTGAATCGGCCGGGGTATCGGGCGCGATTGCTGTTCCCGGCGGAGGATGCGCAGCCGATGCAGGCGTACACCGCGTCCGATGAACCGCTGTTGCTGGTGGTGCCGGACGGCACGTGGCGCAAGGCGCGCAAGATGCTGCACCTCAATCCGCTGCTGGCGGCGTTGCCTCGGGTGACTTTGGCCGAGGGCGGGGTTTCCCGGTATCGGCTGCGCAAGGCACCGGGGCCGGGGGCGTTGTCGACGATCGAGGCGATTGTTCAGGCATTGCAGACGCTTGAGGCGCCGGCCTCTTTCGATCCGTTGCTCAAGCCGTTCGAGGCGTTGATCGAGGGGCAGATTGCGGCGATGGG